One genomic region from Streptomyces sp. NBC_01431 encodes:
- a CDS encoding nuclear transport factor 2 family protein translates to MSDDPVRIVEAAFRYFRSQDREAALPLYADDFTFTSPQDDHIDRAAFFERCFPTADRFREQRLLHITPGDRELVFVHYEYELATGDRYRNVETITVRDGRIQEVEVFFGGKV, encoded by the coding sequence ATGAGCGACGATCCGGTGCGCATCGTTGAAGCGGCATTCCGGTACTTCCGGTCACAGGACCGCGAGGCGGCTCTGCCCCTCTACGCCGACGACTTCACCTTCACCAGTCCCCAGGACGATCACATCGACAGGGCGGCGTTCTTCGAGCGCTGTTTCCCCACCGCCGACCGGTTCAGGGAGCAGCGGCTGCTGCACATCACCCCCGGGGACCGGGAACTCGTCTTCGTCCACTACGAGTACGAACTCGCCACAGGCGACCGGTACCGCAACGTCGAGACGATCACGGTGCGCGACGGACGCATCCAGGAGGTCGAGGTCTTCTTCGGCGGCAAGGTGTGA